In the Bacteroidota bacterium genome, one interval contains:
- a CDS encoding GIY-YIG nuclease family protein: MEQFYFTYVLKSEKDGKNYAGFTQDLNLRFEQHSNGKVESTKDRRPLKLIYYEACLSKDDALKREKYFKTHYGKMFLKNRLKSYLTG, from the coding sequence ATGGAGCAATTCTATTTTACTTATGTTTTAAAAAGCGAAAAAGATGGTAAAAATTATGCAGGATTTACTCAAGATTTGAATTTACGATTTGAGCAACACAGCAATGGAAAAGTTGAATCTACAAAAGATAGAAGACCATTAAAACTTATATACTACGAAGCATGTTTATCAAAAGATGATGCTTTAAAGAGAGAAAAATATTTTAAAACTCATTATGGGAAAATGTTCTTAAAAAACAGGCTCAAGTCGTATTTAACAGGGTAA
- a CDS encoding four helix bundle protein → MQFLSISKGSCGESRSQGYRAFDFNYIDQSELDDLLVRTERLSSKISNFIKYLKNSDF, encoded by the coding sequence ATCCAATTCTTAAGTATTTCAAAAGGCTCATGTGGTGAAAGCCGATCTCAAGGCTACAGAGCGTTTGATTTTAATTACATTGATCAATCTGAACTTGATGACTTATTAGTTAGAACAGAACGATTATCAAGTAAAATAAGCAATTTTATTAAGTACTTGAAAAATTCAGACTTCTAA